Proteins from a genomic interval of Streptomyces sp. NBC_01445:
- a CDS encoding TetR/AcrR family transcriptional regulator, which produces MAATARRRDGQVAQERMLEEAMTAIAEDGLASLTMSALGKRLGTSGGHILYYFGSKDRLLLEALRWSESGLADERRALLSRRVTAERKLDQFVELYLPRGPRDPRWTLWIELWARTSTDEALRQAQDELDQGWQEDLETLLDRGVKQGRFAPLDTAERASQLLALLDGLSTRIVIGQRGAERSAVLASARSAAERLVARA; this is translated from the coding sequence GTGGCGGCTACTGCGCGACGGCGCGACGGGCAGGTCGCCCAGGAGCGAATGCTCGAGGAGGCGATGACGGCCATCGCCGAGGACGGCCTGGCATCGCTCACGATGTCGGCGCTCGGCAAGCGCCTCGGCACCAGCGGCGGCCACATCCTGTACTACTTCGGCAGCAAGGACCGCCTCCTTCTCGAAGCCCTGCGCTGGAGCGAGAGCGGCCTCGCCGACGAACGCAGGGCGCTGCTGTCCCGGCGCGTCACCGCCGAGCGCAAGCTCGACCAGTTCGTCGAGCTGTACCTGCCGCGCGGCCCGCGTGACCCGCGCTGGACGCTGTGGATCGAGCTGTGGGCCCGCACCTCGACCGACGAGGCGCTGCGCCAGGCCCAGGACGAGCTGGACCAGGGCTGGCAGGAGGACCTCGAGACCCTTCTGGACCGGGGGGTCAAGCAGGGGCGGTTCGCCCCCCTCGACACCGCCGAGCGCGCCTCCCAACTTCTCGCCCTGCTAGACGGGTTGAGCACGCGCATCGTGATCGGCCAGCGGGGTGCGGAGCGGTCCGCGGTGCTCGCCTCCGCGCGTTCTGCGGCCGAGCGGCTGGTGGCGCGGGCCTGA
- a CDS encoding 4'-phosphopantetheinyl transferase family protein, with protein MTQEPDLAREPDLAPDPAVPAAPGDWDGRPSLWLLRTPERGEPYPLLDDSALDADERARAAVFVRSTDRDLYLAAHISLRRLLGACLGTSPGSVRFTREPCPQCGGPHGRPALAGPRPPLHFSLSHCEQLVLICVAGSPVGVDAERVPDPGAVDDLVKELHPAERADLAALPAGSRAAAFCRVWSRKEAYLKGVGVGLGRALDADYVGDRPRHGAVHPSGWSLRSLDLGPQRGTHAAGVALRDTVPPVMRVLPDAYPHTSQQVRLT; from the coding sequence GTGACCCAGGAGCCGGACCTCGCGCGTGAGCCGGACCTCGCTCCCGACCCCGCCGTCCCGGCGGCTCCGGGTGACTGGGACGGTCGCCCGTCTCTGTGGCTGCTCAGGACCCCGGAGCGTGGAGAGCCGTACCCGCTGCTGGACGACTCCGCTCTCGACGCCGACGAGCGCGCCCGGGCCGCCGTCTTCGTACGGAGCACGGACCGCGACCTGTACCTGGCCGCACACATCTCCCTGCGCCGGCTCCTCGGTGCGTGTCTGGGGACCTCACCGGGGAGTGTCAGGTTCACCCGCGAGCCGTGTCCGCAGTGCGGCGGCCCGCACGGGCGCCCGGCGCTGGCCGGCCCCCGCCCGCCGCTGCACTTCTCCCTCTCGCACTGCGAGCAGCTTGTCCTGATCTGCGTGGCGGGTAGCCCGGTGGGCGTGGATGCCGAGCGGGTGCCGGACCCCGGGGCCGTTGACGACCTGGTGAAGGAGCTGCACCCGGCGGAACGCGCCGATCTCGCCGCGCTCCCTGCCGGGTCGCGCGCCGCGGCCTTCTGCCGGGTGTGGTCCCGCAAGGAGGCCTACCTCAAGGGCGTCGGCGTCGGCCTGGGGCGTGCACTGGACGCGGACTACGTGGGTGACCGTCCACGCCACGGAGCCGTCCACCCCTCCGGCTGGTCCCTGCGCTCGCTCGACCTCGGACCGCAGCGCGGCACGCACGCCGCAGGGGTGGCCCTGCGGGACACCGTGCCCCCAGTCATGCGTGTCCTGCCCGACGCGTACCCGCACACCTCTCAACAGGTGCGCCTCACGTAG
- a CDS encoding ribonuclease H family protein — protein MIGVMADRVIAACDGASKGNPGLAGWAWVIADGGETPVRWEAGALGTATNNVAELTALERLLAATDPGERLEVRMDSQYAMKAVTTWLPGWKRNGWKTSAGKPVANQELVTRIDALLEGRAVEFRYVPAHQVDGDRLNDFADRAASQAAVAQEPAGTEYGSPEPPPSPDTVAGPSKRKPKAGPARSKTASSRTLNAKFPGRCVCGRSYAAGEPIAKNPKGWGHPECRTGAGAVE, from the coding sequence ATGATCGGTGTCATGGCAGATCGCGTAATCGCCGCGTGTGACGGGGCGTCGAAAGGAAATCCAGGGCTCGCCGGCTGGGCCTGGGTCATCGCCGACGGCGGGGAGACCCCGGTTCGCTGGGAGGCGGGCGCGCTGGGCACGGCGACGAACAACGTCGCGGAGCTCACCGCCCTGGAGCGCCTCCTCGCCGCCACGGACCCGGGCGAGCGGCTCGAGGTCCGGATGGACTCCCAGTACGCGATGAAGGCGGTCACGACGTGGCTGCCCGGCTGGAAGCGCAACGGCTGGAAGACCTCGGCGGGCAAGCCGGTCGCCAACCAGGAGCTCGTCACCCGCATCGACGCGCTGCTCGAAGGGCGCGCCGTCGAGTTCCGGTACGTTCCCGCGCACCAGGTCGACGGCGACCGGCTGAACGACTTCGCCGACCGGGCCGCGAGCCAGGCTGCCGTCGCCCAGGAACCTGCGGGCACCGAGTACGGGTCCCCGGAGCCCCCGCCGTCACCCGACACGGTCGCCGGCCCGTCGAAGAGGAAGCCCAAGGCGGGCCCGGCCCGATCGAAGACGGCCTCGTCGCGCACGCTCAACGCCAAGTTCCCGGGCCGCTGCGTCTGCGGCCGGTCCTACGCGGCCGGTGAGCCCATCGCCAAGAACCCGAAAGGCTGGGGCCACCCGGAATGCCGTACGGGCGCGGGTGCGGTGGAGTGA